The proteins below are encoded in one region of Ostrinia nubilalis chromosome 3, ilOstNubi1.1, whole genome shotgun sequence:
- the LOC135087819 gene encoding probable RNA methyltransferase CG11342 → MNELQFLGSDPGAVKHGNFINYYSFHSPAQRITNLHDNMFPATTTKEPILCLDIGCNTGELTKELQAYIKKIYTESDIYFLAVDIDQTLIQRAKETNPCPYTTYETLNVMDEADRQVVKKYLEDHGKQTFDITFCFSVTMWIHLNNGDEGLEQFLQYIKSISTTIIIEPQPWNCYRNAQKRIKKSGSTFPLYETLKIRSNVDLEIENVMIQNGHKKVYESGSSSWNRKIQSYTK, encoded by the coding sequence atgaatgaaCTACAGTTTCTTGGAAGTGACCCCGGAGCAGTAAAACATGGTAACTTCATAAATTACTACTCATTTCACAGCCCAGCACAGAGGATAACAAACTTACATGACAATATGTTTCCTGCCACAACTACCAAAGAACCAATACTATGCCTGGATATTGGTTGTAACACCGGAGAACTAACAAAGGAATTGCAagcttatattaaaaaaatctacacAGAATCAGATATTTACTTTTTAGCTGTAGATATTGACCAAACCTTAATTCAAAGAGCTAAGGAAACAAACCCTTGCCCTTACACTACATATGAAACCTTAAATGTTATGGATGAAGCAGACCGTCAAGTAGTCAAGAAGTACCTAGAAGATCATGGGAAGCAAACATTTGACataacattttgtttttctgtaacaatGTGGATTCATCTAAACAATGGTGATGAAGGGCTAGAACAGTTTCTACAATATATCAAAAGCATTtcaacaacaataataattgagCCACAACCATGGAACTGCTATAGAAATGCTCAGAAAAGAATCAAGAAGTCTGGAAGCACATTTCCACTGTatgaaactttaaaaataagaaGCAATGTTGATTTAGAAATTGAAAATGTTATGATACAAAATGGGCATAAAAAAGTATATGAATCTGGTAGCTCTTCTTGGaatagaaaaatacaaagttatacaaaataa
- the LOC135087820 gene encoding uncharacterized protein LOC135087820 yields the protein MNNSAAKVGEIFTEAGAAFNKLAEMTMLLHPIAETSPGTPAKTPVKRKLADERLSGGSATTPQPQHTIHTSPISQQVTLNMLNAQESEMDVEGLNNEMKLEFESSTEEVAT from the exons ATGAATAACTCTGCAGCAAAG GTTGGTGAAATATTTACGGAAGCTGGTGCTGCCTTCAACAAACTAGCTGAAATGACCATGTTGTTGCATCCTATTGCTGAAACTTCGCCTGG AACACCAGCTAAAACGCCAGTGAAAAGGAAATTGGCTGATGAGAGGCTGTCAGGAGGCAGTGCAACTACACCTCAACCCCAACATACAATTCACACCTCGCCTATATCTCAGCAG gtAACATTGAACATGCTGAATGCTCAAGAATCAGAAATGGATGTGGAAGGTCtcaataatgaaatgaaattggaATTCGAGTCCAGTACTGAAGAAGTCGCAACATAG
- the LOC135087821 gene encoding FMR1-interacting protein NUFIP1 — MQAAHFRNTHFNQPNYDYPSIQSRLHNGKHLPYNRLERKPLNENYNEEHWCETCDRGFPSIDLLEKHKHQHQKCNIDGCQFIAHPKVITKHIQMQHSTGLYNKIAKLNNPEEIQKWREERKRKYPTKDNIEKKSAEMKAKIERGERMGMKNFNQRRDDSNKNRMPRSGRNQQKDHRQKTFSSNNIHRKSKVPKKDHCVLPTADSLQKLKPFAGIQEIVMEDTSEEIVEKINCEFVIDDEDMEKSSVPDVDSQNITDDNKPMVCGALSSLMCNYESSEEETDDCKGPTATNFVQLDKVTGTDKQQSVSSVKLMENIATKLNEPAKENGNKSDDDSGPEETKIDKITETSTTPAQPKMIKCSKAKQNIANNTSRRMLMKPKRKIPSTLLYKLLKREVQQERNIVLQCIRHIVKNNFFDNPNK, encoded by the exons atGCAAGCTGCACATTTTCGAAATACACATTTTAATCAACCAAATTATGATTATCCATCCATCCAATCCAGGCTACATAATGGAAAACACTTACCTTACAACCGGCTAGAAAGAAAACCTctaaatgaaaactataatGAAGAGCATTGGTGTGAAACCTGTGACAGAGGTTTTCCCTCTATTGACCTTCTGGAGAAACATAAACATCAACATCAG AAATGTAACATTGATGGTTGCCAGTTCATAGCACATCCAAAAGTAATAACAAAACATATTCAAATGCAACATTCCACTGGACTGTACAATAAAATTGCTAAATTAAATAACCCTGAAGAAATACAAAAATGGCGGGAAGAAAGAAAGAGAAAATATCCAACTAAAGATAATATTGAAAAGAAATCTGCAGAAATGAAGGCAAAAATTGAAAGAGGTGAAAGAATGGGAATgaaaaattttaatcaaagaaGAG atGATTCAAATAAGAATCGCATGCCAAGAAGTGGAAGAAATCAACAAAAGGATCATAGGCAAAAAACATTCTCATCAAATAATATACACCGAAAATCTAAAGTTCCTAAAAAAGATCATTGTGTGTTGCCAACTGCCGATAGCTTACAAAAGTTAAAGCCATTCGCTGGTATACAAGAAATTGTTATGGAAGATACTTCAGAAGAAATTGTTGAGAAAATTAATTGTGAGTTTGTCATAGATGATGAAGACATGGAGAAATCTTCAGTGCCTGATGTAGATTCACAAAATATAACTGATGACAATAAACCAATGGTTTGTGGGGCATTATCATCACTCATGTGTAATTATGAGTCTTCTGAAGAAGAAACAGATGATTGCAAAGGGCCCACAGCTACTAATTTTGTCCAATTAGATAAAGTTACTGGAACTGATAAACAGCAAAGTGTATCCAGTGTTAAATTGATGGAGAATAtagcaacaaaattaaatgagccAGCAAAAGAAAATGGCAATAAAAGTGATGATGACAGTGGACCTGAAGAaacaaaaatagataaaataacaGAAACTAGCACTACTCCTGCACAACCAAAGATGATAAAATGTTCAAAAGCCAAGCAAAATATAGCGAATAACACTAGCAGACGAATGCTTATGAAACCCAAAAGAAAAATTCCCTCTACTCTTTTGTACAAATTATTAAAGAGAGAAGTACAACAGGAACGTAACATTGTATTACAATGTATTAGACATATTGTTAAGAATAATTTTTTTGATAATCCTAACAAATAA